One Aegilops tauschii subsp. strangulata cultivar AL8/78 chromosome 7, Aet v6.0, whole genome shotgun sequence genomic window carries:
- the LOC141027252 gene encoding uncharacterized protein, with protein sequence MWLWNYARKGKRGREAGSSSGRRRGSVKKEEPASPPRSSRRAPAPAPFTIAPRPAGEQVRQYLCADVCRRYWETRTPVPWSDVRLPNGWHLSADRVPIPPVLMGDRARRDEIERRRRLLPDDLYYDDRYAPDSVLWDTWL encoded by the coding sequence ATGTGGCTATGGAACTACGCCCGCAAGGGGAAGCGCGGCCGCGAGGCCGGCTCCTCCTCGGGCCGCCGCCGCGGCTCCGTGAAGAAGGAGGAGCCCGCGTCACCGCCGCGCTCCTCCCGTCGAGCCCCCGCGCCGGCCCCCTTCACCATCGCCCCTAGGCCCGCTGGCGAGCAAGTCCGGCAGTACCTCTGCGCGGACGTGTGCCGGCGGTACTGGGAGACGAGGACGCCGGTCCCGTGGAGCGACGTCCGCCTCCCCAACGGATGGCACCTCAGCGCCGACCGGGTCCCGATCCCGCCGGTGCTGATGGGCGACCGTGCGCGCCGCGATGAgatcgagcgccgccgccgcctcctccccgacGACCTGTACTACGACGACAGGTACGCCCCCGACTCCGTGCTCTGGGACACATGGCTCTAG